One segment of Verrucomicrobiota bacterium DNA contains the following:
- a CDS encoding sigma-70 family RNA polymerase sigma factor: MSDSLPAKKKRTRSKKDVEYAYEKTRKSLIARLINWGDQKTWDEFYRTYWKLIYSVAIKSGLRNEEAFDVVQETILSVAKQSKEQKFDPEAGSFKSWLMNMTRWRIGDQFRKRKKDTAMMGLPGDDDRRTDALDRMADPAGDVLDRLWDIEWKSHIAEIALERVKARVSPKQFQVYHCHVVRGWEPKKVSKDLGVSMAQVYLAKHRVGGQVKKELAQLEQQSH; encoded by the coding sequence ATGAGTGACTCCCTCCCGGCCAAAAAAAAGCGTACCCGCTCCAAAAAGGATGTGGAGTATGCTTATGAGAAGACGCGCAAGAGCTTGATCGCGCGCCTCATCAACTGGGGGGACCAAAAGACCTGGGACGAGTTCTACCGCACCTACTGGAAGCTGATTTACAGCGTGGCCATCAAGTCCGGTTTGCGCAATGAGGAGGCCTTCGATGTGGTCCAGGAGACGATCCTTTCGGTGGCCAAGCAGTCCAAGGAGCAGAAGTTTGATCCGGAGGCGGGCTCGTTCAAATCCTGGCTCATGAACATGACGCGCTGGCGGATTGGCGATCAGTTTCGCAAGCGCAAGAAGGACACCGCCATGATGGGGCTGCCGGGCGACGATGACCGGCGGACCGATGCGCTCGACCGCATGGCCGACCCGGCCGGGGATGTGTTGGATCGGCTCTGGGACATCGAGTGGAAGAGCCACATCGCTGAAATCGCGCTCGAGCGGGTCAAGGCCCGCGTTTCCCCGAAGCAATTCCAAGTCTACCACTGCCACGTGGTCCGAGGTTGGGAGCCTAAGAAGGTTTCCAAGGATCTTGGCGTGAGCATGGCGCAGGTCTACCTCGCGAAGCATCGGGTAGGCGGACAAGTGAAAAAGGAACTGGCCCAGCTTGAGCAGCAATCGCATTAA